In the Syntrophales bacterium genome, one interval contains:
- a CDS encoding DEAD/DEAH box helicase, translated as MAQAKKNYKARRQFRERKAGSSRRRVHQDHEDQKHSRPFRMKPEIDGDLKRLFSGIGKPASVPFAADPFQIEALKAITRTDCLVTAPTGAGKTWIAERAIAQTLERGGRCWYASPLKALSNSKWVEFGEIFGADRVGILTGDTKENTDAPLVVGTTEILRNQLYDSMHRGEMLDCDLVVLDEAHFLGERERGVVWEEVMIYLPPRINMLLLSATIGNADEIAAWLETIRDKECLVVEETRRPVPLHPLFLHPSGRMIPLLKGRALHEKVVSFMEKSHSRARASRLPPFGDILVVLRAMNLLPAIFFLKSRDECDAALSLCHSYPRRKDGKSFESELNVFLDDYPFLMDHKQLTALRRLRCGSHHGGQLPAWKFLVEHMMKNGFLEAVFATSTMAAGVNFPARTVVLFNSDRFNGHEFIPLDATEFHQMTGRAGRRGLDKIGFMVAVPGKFMDLFHLKNMPARRPERIQSRIRNDFSMVLNLLLSHGPDEIKAIFQASFADFRPTKKKHPRSGSLWGDFLRYLAFLQQEGYVDGDGRLTESGLWASRLRLDLPLLIAECVKKNAFPGEDPALLAAVVAPFVSDRGQDVIVQKSSVPKKLRRAYDDITKSVKPLADRMKEAGFEVPPLPLWASLALYHWARGFHWSLVTRSLRIADGDLAMLISRTADNLRQIGALRDSHPHIASMALEARDLILREPVVFDQTIKIVST; from the coding sequence ATGGCACAGGCGAAAAAAAACTACAAGGCCCGAAGACAGTTCAGGGAACGCAAGGCCGGCAGCAGCCGACGCCGGGTTCACCAGGATCACGAGGATCAGAAGCATTCCCGGCCGTTCCGGATGAAACCGGAAATCGATGGCGATCTGAAACGCCTTTTTTCAGGGATCGGCAAACCGGCATCGGTTCCTTTCGCGGCAGATCCCTTTCAGATTGAAGCCCTGAAGGCAATCACAAGGACAGACTGCCTTGTCACGGCTCCAACGGGAGCAGGGAAAACCTGGATCGCCGAAAGAGCGATCGCCCAAACCCTGGAGCGGGGAGGACGCTGCTGGTACGCGTCGCCCCTGAAGGCATTGTCAAACTCAAAGTGGGTTGAATTCGGAGAGATTTTCGGGGCTGACCGGGTGGGAATCCTCACGGGCGACACCAAGGAAAACACCGACGCGCCGCTCGTTGTGGGAACCACGGAAATACTGAGAAACCAACTCTACGACTCCATGCACCGTGGAGAGATGCTCGACTGTGACCTGGTCGTCCTTGACGAGGCACACTTTCTGGGAGAAAGAGAGCGGGGCGTCGTCTGGGAGGAAGTCATGATCTATCTTCCCCCCCGGATCAACATGCTCCTGCTTTCGGCCACTATAGGCAACGCCGATGAAATCGCCGCCTGGCTTGAAACCATTCGCGACAAGGAATGCCTCGTTGTCGAAGAAACCAGGCGTCCCGTTCCGCTTCACCCCCTCTTTCTTCATCCCTCGGGACGGATGATTCCTCTCCTGAAGGGACGGGCACTGCATGAAAAGGTTGTTTCCTTCATGGAAAAAAGTCATTCGCGGGCACGGGCTTCTCGATTACCGCCCTTCGGCGACATACTGGTCGTTTTGAGGGCCATGAATCTCCTGCCTGCCATCTTCTTCCTCAAATCCCGTGACGAGTGCGACGCCGCCCTTTCGCTTTGCCACAGCTACCCCCGACGTAAAGACGGGAAGAGCTTCGAATCGGAACTGAATGTCTTCCTCGATGACTACCCGTTTCTCATGGACCACAAGCAGCTGACGGCCCTGCGACGGCTCCGGTGCGGCTCTCACCACGGCGGACAGCTCCCGGCCTGGAAATTCCTGGTGGAACACATGATGAAAAACGGCTTCCTGGAAGCGGTCTTCGCGACATCCACCATGGCGGCGGGCGTTAATTTTCCGGCCCGTACAGTGGTTCTTTTCAATTCCGACCGCTTTAACGGTCACGAGTTCATCCCCCTTGACGCAACGGAATTCCACCAGATGACGGGCAGGGCCGGGCGGCGGGGACTGGACAAGATCGGCTTCATGGTTGCCGTTCCGGGGAAATTCATGGATCTCTTCCACCTGAAAAACATGCCGGCCCGAAGGCCTGAACGAATCCAGAGTCGTATACGCAACGACTTTTCCATGGTTCTCAATCTGCTCCTGTCCCATGGGCCCGATGAAATCAAGGCCATCTTCCAGGCTTCCTTCGCGGATTTCCGGCCCACAAAAAAAAAGCATCCCCGGAGCGGCAGCCTCTGGGGGGATTTTCTCCGCTACCTGGCATTCCTGCAACAGGAAGGCTACGTTGATGGTGACGGCCGTCTCACGGAATCGGGACTGTGGGCATCACGGCTTCGCCTGGACCTGCCCCTGCTTATCGCCGAATGCGTAAAAAAGAACGCGTTCCCCGGCGAGGATCCGGCTTTACTGGCGGCGGTGGTTGCCCCTTTCGTTTCCGATCGGGGACAGGACGTGATCGTTCAGAAAAGCAGCGTCCCCAAGAAGCTTCGAAGAGCCTACGATGATATCACGAAATCCGTCAAGCCGCTGGCGGACCGTATGAAAGAGGCGGGCTTTGAGGTTCCGCCCCTCCCGCTCTGGGCGTCCCTCGCCCTCTATCATTGGGCCCGGGGGTTTCATTGGAGTCTCGTAACCAGGAGTCTGAGAATCGCCGACGGCGACCTGGCCATGCTCATATCGCGCACGGCGGACAATCTACGCCAGATCGGCGCGCTCAGGGATTCGCACCCACATATCGCCTCGATGGCCCTGGAAGCACGAGACCTCATCCTGCGGGAACCTGTCGTATTCGACCAGACGATAAAGATCGTTTCTACTTGA
- a CDS encoding MFS transporter, giving the protein MNQTDRGSSSQSVIDRPEPRFFWGWYVVIGAFIMMGINYGARYSFGVFVTPMFEEYGWSMSVISLAATISLFMYAAGGIFWGRLLDRMAPRWIMTTGVFLVALGFIVASVAANPAWLYVFYGVFCGLGASCFGVVVAGSSVGKWFVRRRGTAVGMGSVGIGLGTLIIAPMAGWVVQHFGWRTGFVTMGVAVFVLGTLVSQTLMRKSTPEEHGMYPDGITADQWRTVSSVDRSEDYSSVRSVLGDYRFWILAYCYSTGSLIVFMMFVHQVPYALEMGVDKVSAATSIGLVGFASAFGRFFYGWFSDRLRDPTYSGLIGFFFMTLGIVMLIRMTTPVGLYLYASVFGFGYGSLSTMPPVLLSRRFGRRILGSAYGTLSFFIAGIGSLGPLAGGIIYDRAGSYGIAWKINGLLALLAMVVLFFFRSARDEGL; this is encoded by the coding sequence ATGAATCAGACTGACCGTGGAAGTTCTTCCCAGAGCGTTATCGACAGGCCCGAGCCCAGGTTCTTCTGGGGATGGTACGTGGTCATCGGTGCCTTCATCATGATGGGCATCAACTACGGGGCGCGCTACAGCTTCGGCGTCTTCGTGACCCCCATGTTCGAAGAGTATGGTTGGTCCATGTCCGTCATATCACTGGCGGCCACGATCAGCCTTTTCATGTATGCCGCCGGAGGCATTTTCTGGGGCCGTCTCCTGGACCGCATGGCTCCCCGGTGGATCATGACAACCGGCGTCTTCCTTGTGGCGCTCGGATTCATTGTCGCCAGCGTAGCCGCAAATCCTGCCTGGCTCTATGTTTTTTACGGGGTGTTCTGCGGGCTCGGCGCGTCCTGCTTCGGTGTCGTGGTGGCCGGTTCCTCCGTGGGAAAGTGGTTTGTCCGCCGCAGGGGAACCGCCGTCGGCATGGGTTCCGTGGGTATCGGCCTGGGGACACTCATTATAGCGCCCATGGCGGGCTGGGTTGTCCAGCATTTCGGCTGGCGGACGGGTTTCGTTACCATGGGCGTTGCCGTTTTTGTCCTGGGCACCCTTGTGTCGCAGACGTTGATGAGAAAATCGACGCCGGAGGAACACGGCATGTATCCCGACGGAATAACCGCGGACCAGTGGAGAACCGTCAGCAGCGTTGACAGGTCGGAGGACTATTCGTCGGTCCGTTCGGTTCTCGGAGACTACCGCTTCTGGATACTTGCCTACTGCTACAGCACGGGTTCGCTGATCGTGTTCATGATGTTCGTGCATCAGGTGCCTTATGCTTTGGAGATGGGCGTCGATAAGGTTTCCGCCGCCACATCGATAGGGCTTGTGGGCTTCGCGAGCGCTTTTGGACGATTCTTCTACGGCTGGTTCAGTGACCGGCTTCGTGATCCCACCTATTCGGGCTTGATCGGCTTTTTTTTCATGACCCTCGGCATTGTTATGCTGATCCGCATGACCACGCCTGTCGGCCTGTATCTCTACGCCTCCGTATTCGGCTTTGGTTACGGCTCACTGTCGACCATGCCCCCGGTCCTCCTTTCCCGCCGTTTCGGACGCCGGATTCTGGGGTCCGCCTATGGCACGCTTTCCTTCTTTATCGCCGGTATCGGCAGCCTGGGTCCTCTCGCGGGCGGGATCATCTACGACAGGGCAGGTTCCTATGGAATAGCATGGAAAATCAATGGTCTGCTGGCTCTTCTTGCGATGGTGGTCCTGTTTTTCTTCCGAAGCGCACGGGACGAAGGCCTGTAA